The following are from one region of the Cyanobium gracile PCC 6307 genome:
- a CDS encoding ion transporter: MPTLPLLEPLLVPLLLGGLLAVALALVRVVGRPWLERTILETDTPSGKAFDALLMLAIALSVLAVVLESDPLLRQHWAGTFLRLEWGFTLLFSLEYLLRLRLVAEPRRYATSFFGLVDLLAILPTYLGLLIGGGQLFLVVRVLRLLRVFRVLKLGAYLQEAELLWSALIAARRKITVFLLAMVTLVILIGAFMYVIEAGNDGFGSIPVAIYWACVTITTVGYGDVAPVTPLGRFMASVVMLIGYSIIAVPTGILSAEIGLSVLRPTGHPQAGTPCPACGLADHQVDARHCRHCGTALTGNALGENPPSRDEPTPAADGGAEPQR; this comes from the coding sequence ATGCCGACGCTGCCGCTGCTGGAGCCCCTGCTGGTGCCGCTCCTGCTGGGCGGCCTGCTGGCCGTGGCCCTGGCCCTGGTGCGGGTGGTGGGGCGCCCCTGGCTGGAGCGCACCATCCTCGAGACGGACACCCCCTCCGGCAAAGCCTTCGATGCCCTGCTGATGCTGGCGATCGCCCTCAGCGTGCTGGCGGTGGTGCTGGAGAGCGATCCGCTGCTGCGGCAACACTGGGCCGGCACCTTCCTGAGGCTGGAGTGGGGTTTCACCCTGCTGTTCAGCCTCGAGTACCTGCTGCGGCTGCGGCTGGTGGCCGAGCCGCGGCGCTACGCCACCAGCTTCTTCGGGCTGGTGGACCTGCTGGCGATCCTGCCCACCTACCTGGGTCTGCTGATCGGCGGCGGCCAGCTGTTCCTGGTGGTGCGGGTGCTGCGGCTGCTGCGGGTGTTCCGGGTGCTGAAGCTGGGGGCCTACCTGCAGGAGGCCGAACTCCTCTGGAGCGCCCTGATCGCCGCCCGCCGCAAGATCACCGTGTTCCTGCTGGCCATGGTGACGCTGGTGATCCTGATCGGCGCCTTCATGTATGTGATCGAGGCCGGCAATGACGGCTTCGGCAGCATTCCGGTGGCCATCTACTGGGCCTGCGTCACGATCACCACGGTGGGCTACGGCGACGTGGCCCCGGTGACGCCCCTGGGGCGCTTCATGGCCTCGGTGGTGATGCTGATCGGCTACAGCATCATCGCCGTGCCCACCGGCATCCTCAGCGCCGAGATCGGCCTGTCGGTGCTGCGGCCAACGGGCCACCCACAGGCTGGGACCCCCTGCCCCGCCTGCGGGCTGGCCGACCACCAGGTCGACGCGCGCCACTGCCGGCACTGCGGGACGGCGCTGACCGGGAATGCTCTCGGTGAGAATCCCCCCAGTCGCGACGAGCCCACCCCAGCTGCCGATGGAGGAGCCGAGCCCCAGCGCTGA
- a CDS encoding ABC transporter ATP-binding protein, translating to MNQSPDGTAPVPLLQVEAVSCRFGGLLALDQVSLALEKGEIFGLIGPNGAGKTTLFNVISGLTAPSGGRCLWRGAPTTGLGASGLNRLGIARTFQNLRLFESLSVRENVLVGLHHAARAPLLGSLVGSGAFRRQQGQLQERAMELLTLLELESMADQRAGDLPYGDRRRLEIARALATAPQLLLLDEPAAGMNPAEKDDLRRLIGTIREHFALTVLIIEHHVPLMMQLCDRLAVLNFGRRIALGSPAEVRTDPQVIEAYLGGSGSGSGRAAGDGR from the coding sequence ATGAATCAGAGCCCCGACGGCACTGCCCCGGTGCCCCTGCTGCAGGTGGAGGCCGTCAGCTGCCGGTTCGGCGGCCTGCTGGCCCTCGATCAGGTGAGCCTGGCGCTGGAGAAGGGGGAGATCTTCGGCCTGATCGGCCCCAACGGCGCCGGCAAGACCACCCTGTTCAACGTCATCTCCGGCCTCACCGCCCCCAGCGGCGGCCGCTGCCTGTGGCGGGGCGCGCCCACCACGGGCCTGGGGGCCAGCGGCCTCAATCGGCTCGGCATCGCCCGCACCTTCCAGAACCTGCGCCTGTTCGAGAGCCTGTCGGTGCGCGAGAACGTGCTGGTGGGCCTGCACCACGCCGCCCGCGCCCCCCTGCTGGGGTCCCTGGTGGGCAGCGGCGCCTTCCGCCGGCAGCAGGGGCAGCTGCAGGAGCGGGCGATGGAGCTGCTCACCCTGCTGGAGCTGGAGTCCATGGCCGACCAGCGGGCCGGCGACCTGCCCTACGGCGACCGCCGCCGGCTGGAGATCGCCCGGGCCCTGGCGACGGCCCCGCAGCTGCTGCTGCTGGATGAACCCGCCGCCGGCATGAACCCGGCCGAGAAGGACGACCTGCGGCGGCTGATCGGCACGATCCGCGAGCACTTCGCGCTGACGGTGCTGATCATCGAGCACCACGTGCCGCTGATGATGCAGCTCTGTGATCGGCTGGCGGTGCTCAACTTCGGCAGGCGCATCGCCCTGGGCAGCCCCGCCGAGGTGCGCACCGACCCGCAGGTGATCGAGGCCTACCTGGGGGGCTCGGGTAGCGGTTCGGGCCGGGCCGCCGGAGACGGCCGATGA
- a CDS encoding NAD(P)/FAD-dependent oxidoreductase, with amino-acid sequence MAQERFFLELDPPLEAMGDWPHVVIVGGGFAGLKACHVLAGQPVRVTLIDKRNFNLFQPLLYQVASGLVSEADVASPLRQMVGQAPNIQILLGEVVDIDTEAREVVFNDHRYAYDHLILASGSGSTYFGHEEWRPLAPPMKILEHADEIRRRLLMALEEAEQTRDPGRRRFLQSVVVVGAGPAGCELAGSLIELMHRAVERDFKQLDRAQCRVILLDAVDRVLPAMPADLSADAAAYLQRAGVELRLNTMVAAIEPGRVLLRRPPDASAGEAGAGADGFGDLEAATICWTAGVRASRLGRLLAERTSAPVDRGGRLQVEADFSLPGHPEIRAVGDLCHYAHTGDGRVLPGMAGPAVQMGGWVAGDILAGLEGRRSEPFRWFDLGSMAVIGPWYAVADLRGLHVSGLAGWILWALAHLAFIPDTENRIALFSKWMWQIATRQRTALLITGRPDQHIGVDVGLERALPPDGASQSPESPSSGAANRLISTPRMTAM; translated from the coding sequence ATGGCCCAAGAACGCTTCTTCCTCGAGCTGGATCCGCCCCTGGAGGCCATGGGCGACTGGCCCCATGTGGTGATCGTGGGCGGGGGGTTCGCCGGGCTCAAAGCCTGCCATGTCCTGGCGGGACAGCCGGTGCGCGTGACCCTGATCGACAAGCGCAACTTCAACCTGTTCCAGCCGCTGCTGTACCAGGTGGCTTCCGGTCTGGTGTCGGAGGCGGATGTGGCGTCCCCCCTGCGCCAGATGGTGGGGCAGGCCCCCAACATCCAGATCCTGCTGGGCGAGGTGGTCGACATCGACACCGAGGCCAGGGAGGTGGTGTTCAACGACCACCGCTACGCCTACGACCACCTGATCCTGGCGAGCGGGTCGGGCAGCACCTACTTCGGCCACGAGGAGTGGCGGCCCCTGGCGCCGCCGATGAAGATCCTCGAGCACGCCGACGAGATCCGCCGCCGGCTGCTGATGGCGCTCGAAGAGGCTGAGCAGACCCGGGATCCCGGGCGGCGCCGCTTCCTGCAGTCGGTGGTGGTGGTGGGGGCCGGGCCGGCGGGGTGCGAACTGGCCGGCTCCCTGATCGAGCTGATGCACCGCGCCGTGGAGCGCGACTTCAAGCAGCTCGACCGTGCCCAGTGCCGGGTGATCCTGCTGGATGCGGTGGATCGGGTGTTGCCGGCGATGCCGGCCGATCTCTCCGCCGACGCCGCGGCCTACCTGCAGCGCGCCGGCGTGGAGCTGCGACTGAACACGATGGTGGCCGCCATCGAACCCGGCCGGGTGCTCCTGCGGCGCCCCCCGGATGCCTCCGCCGGTGAGGCGGGCGCTGGCGCTGATGGTTTCGGCGACCTGGAGGCGGCCACGATCTGCTGGACCGCCGGGGTGCGGGCCTCCCGCCTGGGCCGGCTGCTGGCGGAACGCACCAGCGCCCCCGTAGATCGCGGCGGACGGCTGCAGGTGGAGGCCGACTTCTCGCTGCCGGGGCACCCGGAGATCCGGGCGGTGGGGGATCTCTGCCACTACGCCCACACCGGCGACGGCCGGGTGCTGCCGGGCATGGCGGGGCCGGCGGTCCAGATGGGCGGCTGGGTGGCGGGCGACATCCTGGCGGGCCTCGAAGGGCGCCGCAGCGAGCCGTTCCGCTGGTTTGATCTGGGCAGCATGGCCGTGATTGGGCCCTGGTACGCGGTGGCCGACCTGCGCGGGCTGCACGTGAGCGGTCTGGCGGGCTGGATCCTGTGGGCCCTGGCCCATCTGGCCTTCATCCCCGACACCGAGAACCGCATCGCCCTGTTCAGCAAATGGATGTGGCAGATCGCCACCCGCCAGCGCACGGCCCTGCTGATCACCGGCCGTCCCGATCAGCACATCGGGGTGGATGTGGGCCTCGAGCGGGCCCTGCCGCCGGATGGCGCGTCTCAGTCGCCGGAGTCACCCTCCTCCGGGGCCGCGAATCGGCTGATCAGCACCCCCAGGATGACGGCGATGTAG
- a CDS encoding WD40 repeat domain-containing protein, whose product MPDPAVAPPQALVRERLSGTCGNAITAQAWSADGEFLAMATAGGELLLLDVRAGCEELLRGDRDSGLDVLGFSPDGRFLMAAGQGGELLLWEMGGTGVRPLAFDPVPLQAGWLDTAAWRPHGALLALGAGRRVRLWDGESRALREESQELERTVLSLAWSRDGQRLAAACHGEVLLWQPEDPGEPPQRCATGSAGVALGWSDQGTLLASGQLDGSLMLWPDGAAGRGWQFSGFPGKVRSLAWCDQPGRLAPLLAVSSSDISVIWSQQDRGAKGWKPEPLVLHEGRVNAVAFAPGSNLLASASSDGTVALWDGRGRLQQLLEGDGQAITCLSWRPDGRHLGAGGDQGQWWLWPVTLPPPVRSRPQPSRPPRSGGFAP is encoded by the coding sequence TTGCCTGATCCGGCCGTGGCGCCCCCCCAGGCCCTGGTGCGGGAGCGGCTCAGCGGCACCTGCGGCAATGCCATCACCGCCCAGGCCTGGTCGGCCGATGGGGAGTTCCTGGCGATGGCCACCGCCGGCGGCGAGCTGCTGCTGCTCGATGTCCGGGCGGGCTGCGAGGAGCTGCTGCGCGGGGATCGGGACAGCGGCCTCGATGTGCTGGGCTTCAGTCCTGACGGCCGCTTTCTGATGGCGGCGGGCCAGGGCGGCGAGTTGCTGCTCTGGGAGATGGGCGGCACGGGCGTGCGGCCGCTGGCCTTCGACCCGGTGCCGCTCCAGGCCGGCTGGCTGGATACGGCCGCCTGGCGGCCCCACGGCGCCCTGCTGGCGCTGGGGGCCGGCCGGCGGGTGCGGCTCTGGGACGGGGAAAGCCGTGCGCTGCGGGAGGAGAGTCAGGAGCTGGAGCGCACGGTGCTGTCCCTGGCCTGGAGCCGTGATGGCCAGCGGCTGGCGGCCGCCTGCCACGGCGAGGTGCTCCTCTGGCAGCCGGAGGATCCAGGGGAGCCGCCCCAGCGCTGCGCCACCGGCTCGGCCGGCGTGGCCCTGGGCTGGTCCGACCAGGGGACCCTGCTGGCCAGTGGCCAGCTCGACGGCTCGCTGATGCTCTGGCCCGACGGCGCGGCCGGCCGCGGCTGGCAGTTCAGCGGCTTCCCCGGCAAGGTGCGGTCCCTGGCCTGGTGCGATCAGCCGGGGCGTCTGGCCCCCCTGCTGGCCGTGTCCTCCTCCGACATCTCCGTGATCTGGAGCCAGCAGGATCGCGGCGCCAAGGGCTGGAAACCGGAGCCCCTGGTGCTCCACGAAGGCCGCGTCAACGCCGTGGCCTTTGCCCCCGGCAGCAACCTGCTGGCCAGCGCCTCCAGCGATGGCACGGTGGCGCTCTGGGATGGCCGCGGCCGTCTGCAGCAGCTGCTGGAGGGTGACGGCCAGGCGATCACCTGTCTGAGCTGGCGACCCGATGGCCGCCACCTGGGCGCCGGCGGCGACCAGGGGCAGTGGTGGCTGTGGCCCGTCACCCTGCCCCCGCCCGTCCGTTCCCGCCCACAGCCTTCCCGCCCACCCCGTTCCGGAGGTTTCGCCCCATGA
- a CDS encoding branched-chain amino acid ABC transporter permease, translated as MDAALLEQMLLGALLALSVYLPLRCGQLSLATPGFYAVGGYVAALLSTGVPAFAGSGATSPLPALLAEMVLGGALAGLIALAIGGPVLRLRGIYLAIATIALVEILRVLNLNLPFTGGAMGIFGIPQPFAHPEGYVLFTLALLALACWLCQRLEALRLGRAMAAIRDDELAAACVGIDTPRTKLIAFVASAVLAGVTGALAAHFLNSWNARAGSFDASITTLAFVVFGGSRLWPGPVLGGLVLTALPELLRPVGDLRLILFGAVILLGPLFFPQGLVTAERLRWLAALLGRGRPRVRQAPQAP; from the coding sequence ATGGACGCCGCCCTGCTCGAACAGATGCTGCTCGGCGCCCTGCTGGCGCTCTCGGTCTACCTGCCGCTGCGCTGCGGCCAGCTGTCCCTGGCCACCCCGGGCTTCTATGCGGTGGGCGGCTACGTGGCCGCCCTTCTCTCCACCGGCGTCCCCGCCTTCGCCGGCAGCGGCGCCACCTCCCCGCTGCCGGCCCTGCTGGCGGAGATGGTCCTGGGCGGGGCCCTGGCGGGGCTGATCGCCCTGGCGATCGGCGGTCCGGTGCTGCGGTTGCGGGGGATCTACCTGGCCATCGCCACCATCGCCCTGGTGGAGATCCTGCGGGTGCTCAACCTCAACCTGCCCTTCACCGGCGGAGCCATGGGGATCTTCGGCATCCCCCAGCCCTTCGCCCACCCCGAGGGCTACGTGCTGTTCACCCTGGCGCTGCTGGCCCTGGCCTGCTGGCTGTGCCAGCGGCTGGAGGCCCTGCGGCTGGGGCGGGCCATGGCCGCCATCCGCGATGACGAACTGGCGGCCGCCTGCGTCGGCATCGACACGCCCCGCACCAAGCTGATCGCCTTCGTGGCCAGCGCCGTGCTCGCCGGCGTCACCGGCGCCCTGGCGGCCCATTTCCTCAACTCCTGGAACGCCCGGGCCGGCAGTTTCGACGCCAGCATCACCACCCTGGCCTTCGTGGTCTTCGGCGGTTCCCGGCTGTGGCCGGGTCCGGTGCTGGGGGGGCTGGTGCTCACCGCCCTGCCGGAGCTGCTGCGGCCGGTGGGCGACCTGCGCCTGATCCTGTTCGGGGCGGTGATCCTGCTGGGTCCGCTGTTCTTTCCCCAGGGCCTGGTGACGGCGGAGCGGCTGCGCTGGCTGGCCGCCCTGCTCGGCCGGGGCCGCCCCCGGGTCCGTCAGGCACCGCAGGCCCCATGA
- a CDS encoding 3'-5' exonuclease — protein MEEPSPSAELLAAGWSEQDVRRYRQLWTYRSRWGAANLDRDERRFLRRGDAALRTIQRSPAPAPVSRTGLADLRQGCFVALDFETADQGRDSACSIALVRVEGRSIVRREHHLIRPPRRTFLFTSIHGISWAQVADAPSFAELWPELAACLDGALFIAAHNASFDAGVLRACCEQAGLRPPAQPFVCTVQVARQAWNLRPTKLPDVCRHLGLPLQHHDALSDAEACAGIVLAAGRGSSG, from the coding sequence ATGGAGGAGCCGAGCCCCAGCGCTGAACTCCTGGCCGCGGGCTGGTCGGAGCAGGACGTGCGTCGCTACCGCCAGTTGTGGACCTACCGCAGCCGCTGGGGCGCCGCCAACCTGGATCGCGACGAGCGGCGCTTCCTGCGCAGGGGCGACGCTGCCCTGCGGACGATCCAGCGGTCACCGGCACCGGCTCCGGTCTCACGCACGGGCCTGGCCGATCTCCGTCAGGGCTGTTTCGTGGCGCTGGATTTCGAGACGGCGGACCAGGGCCGGGACAGTGCCTGCTCGATCGCCCTGGTGCGGGTGGAGGGGCGGTCCATCGTGCGCCGCGAGCACCACCTGATCCGGCCGCCACGGAGGACCTTCCTGTTCACCTCCATCCACGGGATCAGCTGGGCCCAGGTGGCCGATGCGCCCAGCTTCGCCGAGCTGTGGCCCGAGCTGGCGGCCTGTCTGGATGGGGCCCTGTTCATCGCTGCCCACAACGCCAGCTTCGATGCCGGTGTGCTGCGGGCCTGCTGCGAGCAGGCCGGTCTGCGGCCCCCAGCCCAGCCCTTCGTCTGCACCGTGCAGGTGGCCCGGCAGGCCTGGAACCTGCGGCCCACCAAACTGCCGGATGTGTGCCGGCATCTGGGCCTGCCGCTCCAGCACCACGATGCCCTCTCCGATGCCGAGGCCTGCGCCGGCATCGTGCTGGCGGCGGGTCGGGGCAGTTCAGGCTAG
- a CDS encoding metal ABC transporter permease, which produces MTEFSPFSAVITQPFMQRALVGGLLTGALGGLLGSFAVLRQLSFFSDALGHSALLGLSLGILLGLNPTLVLIPFAVLFALLVNLLVQRSQLPTDALLNIVYSTSLAFAVVALSLVTTYKGGIQQLLFGDILGVSWLDLALIAVLLVGAVAYLLVSLRAQVLVTLHADLAGAFGVGSQWHRIAFILLLAVVVAVSIKAVGVLLISAFVVIPACASRLVSRRFGTYLVLSSVIGGGCAVLGLLGSGLTNLPSGPCVVIVQFFGFLMALLWSLRGRQERGRAALA; this is translated from the coding sequence ATGACGGAGTTCTCCCCCTTCAGCGCGGTGATCACCCAGCCGTTCATGCAACGGGCCCTGGTCGGCGGGCTGCTCACCGGGGCCCTGGGCGGCCTGCTGGGCAGCTTCGCGGTGCTGCGCCAGCTGTCCTTCTTCAGCGATGCCCTGGGCCATTCGGCCCTGCTGGGCCTCAGCCTGGGGATCCTGCTGGGGCTCAACCCCACCCTGGTGCTGATCCCCTTCGCGGTGCTGTTCGCCCTGCTGGTGAACCTGCTGGTGCAGCGCAGCCAGCTCCCCACCGACGCGCTGCTGAACATCGTCTACTCCACCTCCCTGGCCTTCGCGGTGGTGGCCCTCAGCCTGGTGACGACCTACAAGGGCGGCATCCAGCAGCTGCTGTTCGGCGACATTCTCGGGGTCTCCTGGCTGGACCTCGCCCTGATCGCCGTGCTGCTGGTGGGGGCGGTGGCCTACCTGCTGGTGAGCCTGCGGGCCCAGGTGCTGGTCACCCTGCACGCCGATCTGGCCGGGGCCTTCGGCGTCGGCAGCCAGTGGCACCGGATCGCCTTCATCCTGCTGCTCGCCGTGGTGGTGGCCGTTTCGATCAAGGCGGTGGGGGTGCTGCTGATCAGCGCCTTCGTGGTGATCCCCGCCTGTGCTTCCCGGCTGGTGAGCCGCCGCTTCGGCACCTATCTGGTGCTCTCTTCGGTGATCGGCGGCGGTTGTGCCGTGCTGGGGCTGCTCGGCTCGGGCCTCACCAACCTGCCCTCGGGCCCCTGCGTGGTGATCGTGCAGTTCTTCGGGTTCCTGATGGCCCTGCTCTGGAGCCTGAGGGGGCGGCAGGAGCGGGGCAGGGCGGCCCTAGCCTGA
- a CDS encoding metal ABC transporter solute-binding protein, Zn/Mn family has protein sequence MIQPPVRRPVLALAAGLSALLLGCRPAVQAPEAQPPQAQAGRADRPRVVTTFLPITLFTRAVAGDCAEVSALIPAASGPHDFQARPGDVAALKNARVLVKNGLEMESFLDKLVKGAENPDLKVIDSSRGIATLENPEASGESKAEAHDDHGHDHAHDHGPINPHIWLDPVRAAQQVDNIRDGLIAADPACADGYRRNAAAFSGQLRQLNTDFEKQLAPFRGKTFVVLHDFAPYFADRYGLRAEYLVDVPEQNPSPADLARVAETVKRTQLKALLSEPQEGNRSFNALAGDLGIRISVFDPMETGTEEASRNPATYAEVMRRNVSDLVSAFR, from the coding sequence ATGATCCAGCCCCCTGTCCGTCGTCCTGTCCTGGCCCTGGCCGCCGGGCTCTCCGCCCTGCTGCTGGGCTGCCGCCCCGCGGTGCAGGCACCGGAAGCGCAGCCACCGCAAGCCCAGGCCGGCCGGGCCGATCGCCCCCGGGTGGTGACCACCTTCCTGCCGATCACCCTGTTCACCCGGGCCGTCGCCGGCGACTGCGCCGAGGTGAGCGCCCTGATCCCCGCCGCCAGCGGCCCCCACGATTTCCAGGCCAGGCCCGGGGATGTGGCGGCGCTGAAGAACGCCAGGGTGCTGGTCAAGAACGGTCTGGAGATGGAGTCCTTCCTCGACAAGCTGGTGAAGGGCGCCGAGAACCCCGACCTGAAGGTGATCGACTCCAGCCGCGGCATCGCCACCCTGGAAAACCCGGAGGCGAGCGGTGAGTCCAAGGCAGAGGCCCACGACGACCACGGCCATGACCACGCCCACGACCATGGCCCGATCAATCCCCACATCTGGCTGGATCCGGTGCGCGCCGCCCAGCAGGTGGACAACATCCGTGACGGCCTGATCGCCGCCGATCCGGCCTGCGCCGACGGCTACCGCCGCAACGCCGCCGCCTTCAGCGGCCAGCTGCGCCAGCTCAACACGGACTTCGAGAAACAGCTGGCGCCCTTCCGGGGCAAGACCTTCGTGGTTCTCCACGACTTCGCCCCCTACTTCGCCGACCGCTACGGCCTCAGGGCCGAATACCTGGTGGATGTGCCGGAGCAGAACCCTTCGCCGGCCGATCTGGCCCGGGTGGCGGAGACGGTGAAGCGCACCCAGCTCAAGGCGCTGCTCAGCGAACCCCAGGAGGGCAACCGCTCCTTCAACGCCCTGGCCGGGGATCTGGGGATCCGCATCAGCGTCTTCGATCCGATGGAGACGGGCACCGAGGAGGCCTCCCGCAACCCGGCCACCTACGCCGAAGTGATGCGCCGCAATGTCTCCGATCTGGTGAGCGCCTTCCGCTGA
- a CDS encoding CobW family GTP-binding protein: MRSAPSPAPDRERLPVTVLTGYLGSGKTTLLNRILTHEHGLKVAVIVNEFGEVGIDNQLVIEADEEIFEMNNGCICCTVRGDLIPIIGHLMKRRDRFDHLVIETTGLADPAPVIQTFFVDEDLREQLRLDAVVTLVDLRHVEQHWDSEEVQEQLAFADVLLLNKTDLVAAEALEAIRQRTRAINPLARVIPTCRADAAMDQILGVGAFELERALAIDPEFLASDHDHEHDDAVSSVAFIEARPMSYRKLERWIDGLVSERGPDLFRMKGILQIDGESHRYVFQSVHMLIDSARDRPWRADETPRTDFVIIGRDLDEAALRAGFEACVA; this comes from the coding sequence ATGCGCTCGGCCCCTTCCCCGGCCCCTGATCGGGAGCGCCTGCCCGTCACCGTCCTCACGGGCTACCTCGGCTCCGGCAAGACGACGTTGCTCAACCGCATCCTCACCCACGAGCACGGCCTCAAGGTGGCGGTGATCGTCAATGAATTCGGCGAGGTGGGCATCGACAACCAGCTGGTGATCGAGGCCGATGAGGAGATCTTCGAGATGAACAACGGCTGCATCTGCTGCACCGTTCGCGGCGATCTGATCCCCATCATCGGCCACCTGATGAAGCGCCGCGACCGCTTCGATCACCTCGTGATCGAGACCACCGGCCTGGCGGACCCGGCGCCCGTGATCCAGACGTTCTTCGTCGACGAGGACCTGCGGGAGCAGCTCCGGCTCGATGCCGTCGTCACCCTCGTCGATCTCCGCCATGTGGAGCAGCACTGGGACAGCGAGGAGGTGCAGGAACAGCTGGCCTTCGCCGATGTGCTGCTGCTCAACAAGACCGATCTGGTGGCAGCCGAAGCCCTCGAGGCCATCCGTCAGCGCACCCGGGCCATCAATCCCTTGGCCCGGGTGATTCCCACCTGCCGGGCCGATGCGGCGATGGACCAGATCCTGGGCGTGGGGGCCTTCGAGCTCGAGCGGGCCCTGGCGATCGATCCGGAGTTCCTTGCCTCCGACCATGACCACGAACATGACGATGCCGTCAGCTCGGTGGCCTTCATCGAAGCGCGGCCGATGAGTTACAGGAAGCTGGAACGCTGGATCGATGGGCTGGTGAGCGAGCGGGGGCCCGATCTGTTCCGCATGAAGGGCATCCTCCAGATCGACGGCGAGAGCCACCGCTATGTCTTCCAGTCGGTGCACATGCTGATCGACAGCGCCAGGGATCGGCCCTGGCGGGCTGATGAAACCCCCCGAACCGATTTCGTGATCATCGGCCGCGATCTCGATGAAGCCGCCCTGCGGGCCGGTTTCGAGGCCTGTGTTGCCTGA
- a CDS encoding metal ABC transporter ATP-binding protein, which yields MPVLEVEGLRVLRDGVLAVDDVSFQLACESDTALVGPNGAGKSSLVGAILGLIPRHAGEVRILGQRLGPAGQLPAPVRAQLAFLPQALPLQGRLPLTVAEFVGFGWDPPGPRLPWSGGGERRSAVRAALAKTGCGPLADRLLSELSGGQLKRVLLAFCVVRPRRLLVLDEAQAGLDAPSTEQFHRLLFDLRRREGWTVLQVSHDLDMVRRSCDQVLCLNRQLRCSGRPELALSRAQLERLYDPADAPDLRRARAPQGSPRIG from the coding sequence ATGCCCGTTCTGGAGGTCGAGGGCCTGCGGGTGCTGCGCGATGGGGTGCTGGCGGTGGACGACGTCAGCTTCCAGCTCGCCTGCGAGAGCGACACGGCCCTGGTGGGGCCGAACGGGGCCGGCAAGAGCTCGCTGGTGGGGGCGATCCTCGGCCTGATCCCCCGCCACGCGGGCGAGGTGCGGATCCTCGGCCAGCGGCTGGGGCCCGCCGGCCAGCTGCCGGCACCGGTCCGGGCCCAGCTGGCCTTCCTCCCGCAGGCCCTGCCGCTCCAGGGGCGCCTGCCCCTCACCGTGGCCGAGTTCGTCGGCTTCGGCTGGGATCCGCCCGGCCCGCGCCTGCCCTGGAGCGGTGGCGGCGAGCGCCGCTCCGCCGTGCGCGCCGCCCTCGCCAAGACGGGCTGCGGGCCGCTGGCCGATCGCCTGCTGAGCGAGCTGTCGGGGGGGCAGCTGAAGCGGGTGCTGCTGGCGTTCTGCGTCGTGCGGCCCCGGCGCCTGCTGGTGCTGGATGAGGCCCAGGCCGGCCTGGACGCCCCCTCCACCGAGCAGTTCCACCGCCTGCTGTTCGACCTGCGCCGCCGTGAGGGCTGGACCGTGCTGCAGGTCTCCCACGACCTGGACATGGTGCGGCGCAGCTGCGACCAGGTGCTGTGCCTCAACCGCCAGCTGCGCTGCAGCGGCCGTCCCGAACTGGCCCTCTCCCGGGCCCAGCTGGAGCGGCTCTACGACCCGGCCGATGCCCCCGACCTCCGCCGGGCCCGTGCACCCCAGGGGAGTCCCCGGATCGGATGA
- a CDS encoding ABC transporter ATP-binding protein produces the protein MSAPLLELRALTVRYGALPALRGLDLQVHQGELVTLLGANGAGKSTTLRAISRLVGAAAGQVLWRGADLAGVSTHRTVRLGIGHCPEGRRVLARQTVATNLELGAWLRRDRAGIAADLERCYGLFPRLAERRRQLAGNLSGGEQQMLAIARALMGRPSLLLLDEPSLGLAPKLVAEVMAALAALHAGGLSMLLVEQNATAALEIADRGVVLEGGSIALEGSAAALLADAGLRASYLGSG, from the coding sequence ATGAGCGCGCCGCTGCTGGAACTGCGTGCCCTCACTGTGCGCTACGGGGCCCTCCCCGCCCTGCGGGGCCTCGATCTGCAGGTGCACCAGGGGGAACTGGTGACCTTGCTGGGGGCCAACGGCGCCGGCAAGAGCACCACTTTGCGGGCCATCTCCCGGCTGGTGGGCGCCGCCGCCGGCCAGGTGCTGTGGCGCGGCGCCGACCTGGCCGGGGTGAGCACCCACCGCACGGTGCGCCTCGGCATCGGCCATTGCCCGGAGGGCCGCCGGGTGCTGGCCCGCCAGACCGTGGCCACCAACCTGGAGCTGGGGGCCTGGCTGCGCCGCGATCGGGCCGGCATCGCCGCCGACCTGGAGCGCTGCTACGGCCTGTTCCCCCGCCTGGCGGAGCGGCGCCGCCAGCTGGCCGGCAACCTCTCGGGCGGCGAGCAGCAGATGCTGGCGATCGCCCGGGCCCTGATGGGCCGGCCCAGCCTGCTGCTGCTGGATGAGCCGAGCCTGGGCCTGGCGCCGAAGCTGGTGGCCGAGGTGATGGCGGCCCTGGCGGCGCTGCACGCCGGCGGGCTGTCGATGCTGCTGGTGGAGCAGAACGCCACCGCCGCCCTGGAGATCGCCGACCGCGGCGTGGTGCTCGAAGGCGGCAGCATCGCCCTGGAGGGCAGCGCTGCCGCCCTGCTGGCCGATGCGGGGCTGCGGGCCTCCTATCTGGGGAGCGGCTGA